The nucleotide window GGCCGACAGTTTGCTAAACTCCAAAGTTCTGTTACAAGGAGTCTGGAGTACTTTTGGGTATAAACCCAAGTTAAGCAGCTCTGAATTCAGGCCTGCCTTCCCTCTGAGCTGGCTAGGTACAAGGAAGGTCCACTCTGCATGAAGCACCTCTGCCACAGAAAGCTGCTCTTCCTGAGCTAAAACCTCCTCTGCATGGTTAGGAGACAGCACCAGGGGATCCAACacctttccagctcaggaggaaaaacacagcaagtGCCCCCACACATCACAGGCTCACCCCATGAATTTCCAATGAGATGCCAGATCCTAGGTGGCAAAATTGGCACCAAAAAATGCTTGCAAGTTCCTAGACCACCCAGAGGTTTTATGCGATGTTTTGAATCGTTCAGATTTGCTCTTGCTGGTGATGCAGGGGTGGCCCTGAGATCAAAGAAAGCACTTCCCAAAACCCTGTTTTAAGTGACATGATGCATTTAGGGAAGaccttccttctcttctttccttttttcttttccttttgttttttttttcaattttctttccatCCCTATGAAGAAGATAACAAAGGATGGCATGTCCTCAGAGCACACTGGTGTGTCACTGTGGATGCCAATCCCCACAGACGCTCCTgatgttattaatttttaaaacaaacttgCTGATTGAGGTTCTGACTGCCTTTAAATTGTCTCTACAAGGAGACTGTGTACTAATTAACCCACAGAAACAATCAATGATGTACCTTTTTCAAGTTTCAGGGTGATTAGAATATGAAAATGAAGAGCACAATGGTGCAGATGTTTTAAAATCACAGCAGACAGCAATTAGTGACATGGGAACCAGCTGCTTATCTCTCCAGATAAAGCCTCTTAATAGGGAATTACACTTGAGGAGCCATTACACAGATGGATCTGCGAATGATTTAAAGAGGGGGCGTTGTAGTATTAACTTTGATTTGCAAGCCAGATTCTTGACAAGCTTTATGTCTGTTACCTCCTAAAAAAGGTGCATTTGGAGTAGGAGGGAACCATCCCTTTAAgcagtcagattttttttttttcaggtgttgGGTTTACTAAATgtatattttatcattttttaattttttttttaatttgtattctttaaaataatcacTGTTATTATATTACCAGGCTAttgattttgttgttgtcaTCTGCCCCTAGTTTTTGCATTTGGATTGGAAGCAGCATGTGAGAAGAAATATGCAGAGTGAAGTGTCCTAAAAGAGTCCCTGGGGGACAGATTCTGTTGCTGGGTACTACTTGCAGAGTAGGGTGCTGCCCCTCCTGGGACTGGTACAGCATCATCTCCTCAGCTGCAAGGGCTGGATACCAGAATAAAACTGTTTTGGGGACTAGTCACGTCTGCAGGTGCAGGGTTGCACAGGAGTGGAGGGACAGCATAAAACCTCTTCTTGTCTGTGACCAGTGACTTCCAGTGTATGGGATCTGTCCTGCTCACAGTCTGCCCACCACTGCCAAAGCTGAGGCCTGAAACTCACAAGTTTGTCATTCAAATCTTATTCTACTAATAAGAGGATTGTAATCTTATTCTTATAGTCTGAGGTTTAGACGTGCTGGATCAGGATACTCAAGCATTTTTGCAGTTTAAAAAGCTATCATCTTctttttgtatattttattttctttaaaggaaagttgggattttttaacCTACTAAAAGCACCCAGTAAACTGTATATGAGGAGAAATATTGACATAGTATGCTGAGTTGTAGTAAAATTACATGAGTTAATTTACACTTCTACTTCCACGAAAGAAGGAGAAGACTCTCAGTGCAGAATAGTTGGCTGTGCAAGAAAATCCTCTTTAATGATAGGGCAAATGACAAGCAGAGGCCAGCACTGAAGTTGGAAGCACTTTTAGGGTCTTATAAACCAAAAAGTAAATAAAGATAAATCCTTctgttttcatgaaaaaaagCCCACTATTCTCGATGCCGGTCTCGGCCGGCCGCCACAGGAACTCGGTTTGAGCCAGCAGCCCCATGAAGTTGGAGTATATTACATACTTACTGACAAACAGAGCAAAGAATTTGGGTGAAAGGTATCAAGATATCAGTTTCTTAAGATTCCCTTACCATCCTGACAGGTCTGACATCTCTGTCAGCTTAGCAGAGTCTTGGCTTAGCTGAGCTAGGCCTTATTGGCTTTTTGGGACAGTGCTcacacagcagggaaaattGAAGCCTAAGCATTAGGACCAATGGGATCAAACAGCAACCCAGATGAATACATGGGGAATAAAATACACTTGGCCACTTTACTTTCAACTGATTTAGTTGTGCTTTTAGGTAAACAGTCACCACATATCCATTTCAACCCCTGAAACCCAACCCGCTGCAGCAAAATTGTCTCTAGtcactgtgctgcagaggaaTTATTTTTGGGTGGTTTGGATGTGTCTGGCAAGGCAGAGCCAATAAATGTTTCACTGGAAGAGGTTTCATGAGGAAACCCAGCAGACTGTAATGTGCTTGGGCAGATATATAGTTCTGACATCCTGCTTAGGAAATGGAGTCCCCTGATCCTGCAGACCGGTCATTTTTTGAAGGCCTGTTGAAATTGGAGTGCTTATCTGCGTGATTAAATGCCTCCAGAGCTGGCACCTTTGATGACATAGGCATATCTTCCTCATGAATTTTAAGATCGATGTGGTGgtggcctgtgctgctggagcaatGACAGGGCTGTCATTAGGGATGTGCTGGGAGTTGCATCATCACTGTGTAATGTACAGGCCAAAGAaatggggctggaggagccaaGCCATATATCAGCATTCTTCGCTGATCTATAGCTGGCCTCTCCATTCTGAGCCCTTATTAACTGCCTTAAAATACAGATCAGAGATTATTGCTCCTTCCAGACCATGGATCTCCATGTCTGTGATAGATATGGAGAGACTAGGATGTTGCCAGAGTGCAATGTTCTTTTCATTCCCTGCTGTAACCCTCCttcttatttttatctttttttttttccctcttccaaaTGAAATGCTTCAGGTCATTTAGTTTCACGGCTCAGCACTTGGAAGTAACGTGGGTGTAAGACGCTGCTTTAGCTGGGATCTGttcaggaacagcctggccctgcctcaGTGGGGCTGAGAGAGCCCTCAGCCCAGCATTTCCAGGGCTTCTTCCCATCACGAGTTGTGGTACCCTGGGGAGGTGAAGTTTTATGTGAGGCTGGAGGGAAGAACAGCCATCTCCCCCTGGCACATCACCAGGGCATGGCCTGCCCACCTCCTTGTGCCAGGACACCCAGCCTAGTGGGAGAAGCCCAAGTGGCCCAGGCAAAATCTCTGGAGCTTTGGGATCagtttaaataattaaaaaaaacaagctgTAAAActccagtgctggtgctgctggtttcCCCTTCCTGGAGGAGAAGATATGGACGTGGATGGGCCCCCTGTTCTGAAGGAGGGCATCAGTGTGGGTTGTgtcctctgtgtgctgcagggctcGTGTGTGGGAGGCCactgtgaggaagaggaggagaaggattCATTCCCCAAGGGCTGTTTATGCTTTCAGCTCTTTTCTCAGGCTGAGGAAACCGGGTGTCGCTCACCCACGACATCTGCAGCTCCACCACAGCTGCATGCTTTCGTTCTCTCACTCCACAATTCCTGGAAATCTCTGTTTTCCCTGAGCGTGGCTGGTCCATGTGTGTGACAGCTGAACTATCCACAGGATTTAAGACTCCCTGATTGCTGCTCAGACAATGGACCAGAACAACTTCATCATTATTGCCTATTCCAGAAAAGCCACATGTCTATATTTATATGGGCATGAAAGATAGCTCAGCATCAATTTGTCAATAATGTGCATGTTTAGTGGCCACTAAATAATGTGCCATGGGCTTGGGGTTGTCTTTTCAAACTTCTCTGAAGTTGCTCAGAGCTAGGGATGCCTAATTTTCCCTCCTATTCCCTTTTGCCTGCTTGCCCCAAAATTTGTGTTGCAAACACCCCAAAGGGAGATCTAATGGGCTACTGATAGAAGCTTAATTGTAACAGGGTGTTTGTAGGAACACAGGACACACAGTATTTATTAtctacttttctttccttggttatgtttttattttcagtctcatCATTTATTTGGCATTCACAACAGTGTCAGTAGTTTGTACAAAACCATTTGTACAGTCCGACCCAGAGctttacaaaataaaagctgcaaaataaaaaaataaaaaaaacaaccccccaaaaaacaccccaaaacagatcaaccaaagaaagtaaaaaacaaatagatcgatactttttctttaaaaggaaaaagttacAGCTgaagtaaacattttttttttttagctggaGGCCCACCAAGAGAAAAACAGTAGAGTTTCTTTTGCTCTGTAAGAGTCTTCAGCATAATTCTGCCCTTGCTGTAACCTCTGTGGCTTCAAGAGCTCCTGTCAGAGTAGAAATCATGTTGAAAATATCTCTCACCAACATTGCAAATAGcagagttttaaaattaaaaagggagTAGTGCAAATCTTGAACCTGCCAAGCGTGCCTCACAGACTCAACGCTATGTATATGATTTTAAGCACTAAGTATGCAGGGATGGCTTCCATGTGGAAATTCAAGTAAATCTTTGCAGAATTTGCCTTCATAGGGAAGTGGACCCATGGGTTTTCCTCTTGTTTGTTACAACTTCGAAGataattttgcagttttcttGTTTACAATAATGAGTTTAATTGCTGCTGTTGAGCCTCAAGTTCTGTGAGTgattatttttcaggaaaaaggcATTCTCACCAGGAGGTTGAGTTGCACCATTCATCCATTGAAAGGGGATATTTCACTggtgttttaaattaaaaatcaatagAATGTGTTCCCTTAGTAATTTTGCATTTATAGAAATATTTCCACTGTTTTTAGAGCAgggaaaccaaacaaaacttgTTTACTGTGCATGAAATCTAAATGCAAATTTGGCTCAAGTATAGGAAGATTTTAGAAAGGTTCCTAACACTTACAAAGTCATTGTTGTTATTCACTGCATAAATAAAGAACTGCAACCAGTGGTTATGAATGGGCTGctaaactaattttattttttcctgtttattttctgctcCCTTCCAGGTTTATGACAGGCCACAAAAACATTCTGCTCTGCACTATGATCCGGGCCTCCAACAAGACTTCACCAGTGACACCTTAAAATCAAAACACCAGCAGAAAAGTAGCAACCAGCACCACATTGACTGGTCAGCGAGCTCCGACACTGGACCCGCTTCTCAGAGCTGCTTCATcaacacagagcccagcagagaaGCAATTAGTGCCACCAaggtctctgctctggagccaggagTTTCCTACAGCAAATCCCAGGCCAAgaagtcctgcagcagcagcagcagcaccagcagcagcagctcgtgGGGGCAGCTGTCGGTCAGTAGTAAGGAGCTGGCGATTTGCAGCGCAGTCCCGTCACCCAATGGCATCAGCACagccacccagcccagcagtgcctccgAGTGCAATGGGCTTTTGCCTCTTGGAGATCAAgagggagctgtgcagctggaggcccCCGATCAGCCCGCTGGAAGTACGAAGAAGAAGTCCAGCAAAAAGGACTTGATGAGCCAAACCATGCAAACCACAGATATGGAATGGGTAAAGAGTGCTCAGAAAGCATTTGACAGCAAATCCCATGACAGcatggaagggaaaaaggagTCTTACTCAATGGACAGTATGTTGGATATGTCACCCTCGAAGCAGAATCCCGTTTCTGCCAGCACTTGTGAAAGTGACACCAATCACGTACGAATTACAATCCCAATAAAGTCTCCGACAACAGATGCGTCTGgccacaaaaggaaaaagaggcaaTCCATTAAATCCTCCTTAGAGAAAACTATCCAGGAGAAAAGCCTGCCTTCCGTGCTTGCTTTGAGCAGTGAAATGGCAAACAGGACCAGCTCTCAACCAGAGGGGAATAAAAAAGATCTTCGAGCCACAAAGCCAGGGAAAGTGATGGAAAATGAGTCCCCCTTGGTAGCAATTGACAGTGGTGTGTTCACAGACAAAGCGTCCCCCAACAGTGCTGCCCGACCCAGGAAACCTGCACCCGTGACATCCACTCTCCTTCCCACCAATCTTTCCACAGCTGGCAAGTTACCTgacatccagcaccccaaacacGCAGCTAAGCGTCGGTGGACCTGCAGCAAACCTAAATCTATTATTCGGGAGACCTCCCTGACGACGTCTGAGAAGCTGATGGTGGAGCCTCCTTCAGCCTATCCCATCACACCATCCAGCCCTTTGTATACCAATACAGACAGTCTTACTGTGATCACACctgtcaagaaaaaaagaggacgACCAAAGAAACAGCCTTTGCTCACTGTTGAAACCATTCACGAGGGGACCTCCACCAGCCCAGTGAGCCCTATCAATCGTGAATTTCCaggaacaaagaaaaggaagaggaggaggaatcTGGCCAAGTTTGCCCAGATGGTTCCAGGAGAGGACAAGTCCATCAGTGAACTCAAATTTCACAAAAAGGTCGGGAAACTTGGGGTCTTGGATAAGAAGACCATCAAGACCATTAATAAGATGAAAACCCTCAAGAGGAAGAACATTCTCAATCAGATCTtgtcctcctgctccagcagcataGCTCTGAAAGCAAAAGTCCAGCCACCATCTAGTGCTGGGCCAACCACCATTGATGCCAGGCTAGGGAAGCAGATCAATGTCAGCAAGAGGGGGACTATCTACATTGGTAAAAAACGGGGCAGAAAGccaagggcagagctgcagcctcagccgGAAGAACCTAAGACAGCCATCAAGCACTCAAGGCCTGTTTCCAGCCAGCCAGAAAACCCAGCAGTGCCTTCCAACCTGCAGTCACTTGTGGCATCGTCACCAGCAGCTATTCATCCGCTTTCAACGCAATTAGTGGGGATCAACGGCAACCTCAGCCCTGCAAGCACTGAAACTAATTTTTCAGAGTTAAAAACTATGCCAAATCTTCAACCTATCAGTGCTCTTCCTACAAAAACCCAGAAAGGAATGCACAGTGGAACTTGGAAGCTGTCTCCACCCAGGCTAATGGCTAATTCACCTTCTCACCTCTGTGAAATAGGTTCTCTGAAAGAAGTCACGCTGTCGCCAGTGAGCGAGTCTCACAGTGAGGAAACCATACCGAGCGACAGTGGGATAGGTACAGACAACAACAGTACCTCTGACCAAGCCGAGAAAAGCTCAGAATCCCGCCGGAGATACTCCTTTGATTTCTGCACCCTGGACAATCCAGAGGCTATCCCATCTGACACCAGCACAAAGAACAGGCATGGTCACCGGCAGAAGCATCTCATTGTGGATAACTTTCTCTCTCACGAAAGTATTAAAAAGCCAAAgcacaagaggaaaaggaaaagcctgCAGAACAGAGATGACCTCCAGTTTCTGGCAGACCTTGAGGAACTCATCAATAAGTTTCAAGTGTTCAGGATTTCCCATAGAAGTTATACATTTTATCATGAAAATCCATATCCCAGCATCTTCAGGATTAATTTTGATCACTACTACCCTGTGCCATATATCCAGTATGACCCATTGCTCTATCTTCGCAGGACCTCTGATATGAAGTCTAAGAAGAAGCGTGGTAGACCTGCCAAAACCAATGACACCATGACAAAGGTGCCTTTTTTACAAGGGTTCGGTTACCCTATTCCCAGTGGGAGTTACTATGCACCCTATGGAATGCCTTACACATCAATGCCTATGATGAATCTTGGTTACTACGGTCAGTATCCAGCTCCTTTGTACCTGTCTCACACGCTTGGAGCGGCTTCCCCATTTATGAGACCTACCGTGCCCCCACCCCAATTCCATGCAAGCTCTCATATGAAGATGTCCACCACTGccaaacacaaagcaaaacacGGAGTGCACCTACAAACCCCTGTGGGAATGGGCCTTGGAGACATGCAGTCCTCTTTGGCTCCTCCAAAGGTTGGAGGAACAAGCCTTTCAAGTGGCCGACTTCACAAAAGGAAACACAAACATAAGCACAAGCATAAGGACGAGCGGATACTGGGGACTCACGAAGATCTGAGTGGTCTCTTTGCTAGCAAGTCCACTGGCTTCTCCAGCCACGCCATCAACGAGAGGCTGAGTGGCTCAGACAAAGACCTGTCCTTGCTCAACGAGAAGAGCAAGCATAAGGAGAAGCAGAAGCACCAGCATTGTGAAACCGGGCACAAAGGCTCAAAGAGTAACTTTGAAGTGGATACGCTGTCTACGCTATCACTTTCTGATGCCCAGCAGTGGTCACAGAGTAAAGATAAAAGTGACTCAAGCAGTGATCCCATTGACTCTTGCACAAAGAGATACTCTGGTAATACTGAGAGTAATGGAAGGTCAGAGTCCCTGGACATGTTTGGTGAAATAAATTCCTCAAGTGAGAAGCGGGACAATGATGCAAGTGGGAATAAAAGAAGAAGCTTTGAAGGCTTTGGAACTTACAGGGAAAAGGACATTCAGCCCTTCAAGACAAATAGGAAGGACAGAAGTACTTTTGATTCTTCAGCCTCTTCAGGTAAGCTttgttttattctattttaCTTTGACTATTTACTGCACTTGAATTTCAATGATGAACAAAGAGGGACCATTTACAGCAAATACATTTATGAGATAAtaacttttctgccttttgtaaCTGACTGTCACTCTTCATCCAAACTTAGGGGAGATCAACAAGAAAGTTGGCCACATCTTAGGCCCAAAGTTTTACAAGTCTTCGAGTTGTTACACAGCacttttataaatatttgaacTGCCTTCACCCATCTCTCATGGCTTGTTGCACTTCCTAAAATCTGACCATTGCATTCTGCAACAGCAGCAATTGCAATTCCTGTTGGCGAGGTGGTCATCCCTCTAATCAGTGTCCAACATCACACGATCAAAGTCACTGTCCAGCATTTGGGAAAAGAGCAGAGAGTCTCTGCTCTGGCCCATAAAGTGACCAAAACACATTTGTTGATGGGGTGGACCAGACAGGTGAGTCTGTGTCCCATTAACGTGTTCTACTGCTGATCCAGAGGCATCCACCATGGTGATGGCTGGGCTGAATATTTAGAGATCCTGGGTACAGTTCTATTGTAAATCTGTCACTTCCAGTCTGCAGGTGTCatgtaaaataaatatcttgAGCTTTGAGTGActgtgggaaggggctggtgTCATGGAAACAAACCCTCTCCAATGGACTCTGAAGAGTTTTAGGTCTCATGACTTGGAAATATAAGCTGGGTAGATGAAGAGGGAGGAAGCTCCTTTCAGCTGCTAAGGACATCTGTTCCACTCCTGCAGggtggggaaaaagggaatCTGAATCTTGCCTGAGAGACTGAATTGTACTTTACAATAGGGAGCTGCTTTTGTGATGACACAGAGGCAGGTGTTTTGGTGCATTACAAATGAATTTAGCTTGGGAGCAAGCCCAGTGCTTCTACACCATCAGATATTTATCACAAAGCAGATTTCACACTCAGCTCTGGAAAGGGGTGAGCTTTTCTGAACCAACCAATGGTGGATGAGATTCTGATGTGCTAAAAAAGAGCTTCAAAGAAAAGTAGCTGATAGcctaaaatttcaaaattaaaagaaaattaactgagAACACAGGAGTAGAGAATTTGTACAACTTGCCAATATAAGGATCTAAAGTTTTTTACTGACTAGTAACTGATCAAGTTCCAAAGACTGCTCATGCTTAAGCCACCTAAACATTTCCAATTCCTTCACCGAGCCCAGAATCTGAAATACAGTGGTAAAAAGCGGTCTGAAATGACAGATTACCCCAAGAAACGTTCCCATTCATGATATCATATTATATTAGAGCAGTTGTGACATCAAAAAATGATGCATCCAAAAAtataggaaaagaaatttaaataagtCTCTGAACATCAGAGTTGCAACATGCCTGACAAGGAACAAAGGTATTCTCCACCAAGTGCTGCAGTGGCTATTTCATTAAGGAAGCTGGGTCCTGGCACATAGGATTAAAAGGCTTCAAAGTGTTTATCAagct belongs to Haemorhous mexicanus isolate bHaeMex1 chromosome Z, bHaeMex1.pri, whole genome shotgun sequence and includes:
- the SETBP1 gene encoding SET-binding protein isoform X2, yielding MEPRETLSSSRQRGGEADFLPAAVTSTKASPVSGCAGETMLSSSGVGKGIPVSSERLEPEEEDELGSGRDVDSTSNADSEKWVAGDGLEEQEFSIKEANFTEGSLKLKIQTTKRAKKPPKNLENYICPPEIKITIKQSGEQKLSRTGKNSKTTKEEDRSHSKKKGKVIGDSKLLMSCGCRKGKNSQVKDSDQVYDRPQKHSALHYDPGLQQDFTSDTLKSKHQQKSSNQHHIDWSASSDTGPASQSCFINTEPSREAISATKVSALEPGVSYSKSQAKKSCSSSSSTSSSSSWGQLSVSSKELAICSAVPSPNGISTATQPSSASECNGLLPLGDQEGAVQLEAPDQPAGSTKKKSSKKDLMSQTMQTTDMEWVKSAQKAFDSKSHDSMEGKKESYSMDSMLDMSPSKQNPVSASTCESDTNHVRITIPIKSPTTDASGHKRKKRQSIKSSLEKTIQEKSLPSVLALSSEMANRTSSQPEGNKKDLRATKPGKVMENESPLVAIDSGVFTDKASPNSAARPRKPAPVTSTLLPTNLSTAGKLPDIQHPKHAAKRRWTCSKPKSIIRETSLTTSEKLMVEPPSAYPITPSSPLYTNTDSLTVITPVKKKRGRPKKQPLLTVETIHEGTSTSPVSPINREFPGTKKRKRRRNLAKFAQMVPGEDKSISELKFHKKVGKLGVLDKKTIKTINKMKTLKRKNILNQILSSCSSSIALKAKVQPPSSAGPTTIDARLGKQINVSKRGTIYIGKKRGRKPRAELQPQPEEPKTAIKHSRPVSSQPENPAVPSNLQSLVASSPAAIHPLSTQLVGINGNLSPASTETNFSELKTMPNLQPISALPTKTQKGMHSGTWKLSPPRLMANSPSHLCEIGSLKEVTLSPVSESHSEETIPSDSGIGTDNNSTSDQAEKSSESRRRYSFDFCTLDNPEAIPSDTSTKNRHGHRQKHLIVDNFLSHESIKKPKHKRKRKSLQNRDDLQFLADLEELINKFQVFRISHRSYTFYHENPYPSIFRINFDHYYPVPYIQYDPLLYLRRTSDMKSKKKRGRPAKTNDTMTKVPFLQGFGYPIPSGSYYAPYGMPYTSMPMMNLGYYGQYPAPLYLSHTLGAASPFMRPTVPPPQFHASSHMKMSTTAKHKAKHGVHLQTPVGMGLGDMQSSLAPPKVGGTSLSSGRLHKRKHKHKHKHKDERILGTHEDLSGLFASKSTGFSSHAINERLSGSDKDLSLLNEKSKHKEKQKHQHCETGHKGSKSNFEVDTLSTLSLSDAQQWSQSKDKSDSSSDPIDSCTKRYSGNTESNGRSESLDMFGEINSSSEKRDNDASGNKRRSFEGFGTYREKDIQPFKTNRKDRSTFDSSASSGIAGPHLKADQTSLHGKMESSACNVMTRRKPAAVDSVAMPSPVLSLLPSSSATSEAASSPLKKRFKRREIEAIQCEVRKMCNYTKILSTKKNLDHVNKILKAKRLQRQSKTGNNFVKKRRGRPRKQPLSFDEDSRDQMPVLEKCVDLPSKRGQRPTLNPLILEQAATQDTIMATIEAVIHMARETPPLPPPLPPPPPPLPLPLPRAPRVGKRKNKSPQEEEEDVKVKRHRKGRGSESEGLP
- the SETBP1 gene encoding SET-binding protein isoform X1, with product MEPRETLSSSRQRGGEADFLPAAVTSTKASPVSGCAGETMLSSSGVGKGIPVSSERLEPEEEDELGSGRDVDSTSNADSEKWVAGDGLEEQEFSIKEANFTEGSLKLKIQTTKRAKKPPKNLENYICPPEIKITIKQSGEQKLSRTGKNSKTTKEEDRSHSKKKGKVIGDSKLLMSCGCRKGKNSQVKDSDQSQMKNLGRECGFPVQSPVTKSVNKVYDRPQKHSALHYDPGLQQDFTSDTLKSKHQQKSSNQHHIDWSASSDTGPASQSCFINTEPSREAISATKVSALEPGVSYSKSQAKKSCSSSSSTSSSSSWGQLSVSSKELAICSAVPSPNGISTATQPSSASECNGLLPLGDQEGAVQLEAPDQPAGSTKKKSSKKDLMSQTMQTTDMEWVKSAQKAFDSKSHDSMEGKKESYSMDSMLDMSPSKQNPVSASTCESDTNHVRITIPIKSPTTDASGHKRKKRQSIKSSLEKTIQEKSLPSVLALSSEMANRTSSQPEGNKKDLRATKPGKVMENESPLVAIDSGVFTDKASPNSAARPRKPAPVTSTLLPTNLSTAGKLPDIQHPKHAAKRRWTCSKPKSIIRETSLTTSEKLMVEPPSAYPITPSSPLYTNTDSLTVITPVKKKRGRPKKQPLLTVETIHEGTSTSPVSPINREFPGTKKRKRRRNLAKFAQMVPGEDKSISELKFHKKVGKLGVLDKKTIKTINKMKTLKRKNILNQILSSCSSSIALKAKVQPPSSAGPTTIDARLGKQINVSKRGTIYIGKKRGRKPRAELQPQPEEPKTAIKHSRPVSSQPENPAVPSNLQSLVASSPAAIHPLSTQLVGINGNLSPASTETNFSELKTMPNLQPISALPTKTQKGMHSGTWKLSPPRLMANSPSHLCEIGSLKEVTLSPVSESHSEETIPSDSGIGTDNNSTSDQAEKSSESRRRYSFDFCTLDNPEAIPSDTSTKNRHGHRQKHLIVDNFLSHESIKKPKHKRKRKSLQNRDDLQFLADLEELINKFQVFRISHRSYTFYHENPYPSIFRINFDHYYPVPYIQYDPLLYLRRTSDMKSKKKRGRPAKTNDTMTKVPFLQGFGYPIPSGSYYAPYGMPYTSMPMMNLGYYGQYPAPLYLSHTLGAASPFMRPTVPPPQFHASSHMKMSTTAKHKAKHGVHLQTPVGMGLGDMQSSLAPPKVGGTSLSSGRLHKRKHKHKHKHKDERILGTHEDLSGLFASKSTGFSSHAINERLSGSDKDLSLLNEKSKHKEKQKHQHCETGHKGSKSNFEVDTLSTLSLSDAQQWSQSKDKSDSSSDPIDSCTKRYSGNTESNGRSESLDMFGEINSSSEKRDNDASGNKRRSFEGFGTYREKDIQPFKTNRKDRSTFDSSASSGIAGPHLKADQTSLHGKMESSACNVMTRRKPAAVDSVAMPSPVLSLLPSSSATSEAASSPLKKRFKRREIEAIQCEVRKMCNYTKILSTKKNLDHVNKILKAKRLQRQSKTGNNFVKKRRGRPRKQPLSFDEDSRDQMPVLEKCVDLPSKRGQRPTLNPLILEQAATQDTIMATIEAVIHMARETPPLPPPLPPPPPPLPLPLPRAPRVGKRKNKSPQEEEEDVKVKRHRKGRGSESEGLP
- the SETBP1 gene encoding SET-binding protein isoform X3; this translates as MEPRETLSSSRQRGGEADFLPAAVTSTKASPVSGCAGETMLSSSGVGKGIPVSSERLEPEEEDELGSGRDVDSTSNADSEKWVAGDGLEEQEFSIKEANFTEGSLKLKIQTTKRAKKPPKNLENYICPPEIKITIKQSGEQKLSRTGKNSKTTKEEDRSHSKKKSQMKNLGRECGFPVQSPVTKSVNKVYDRPQKHSALHYDPGLQQDFTSDTLKSKHQQKSSNQHHIDWSASSDTGPASQSCFINTEPSREAISATKVSALEPGVSYSKSQAKKSCSSSSSTSSSSSWGQLSVSSKELAICSAVPSPNGISTATQPSSASECNGLLPLGDQEGAVQLEAPDQPAGSTKKKSSKKDLMSQTMQTTDMEWVKSAQKAFDSKSHDSMEGKKESYSMDSMLDMSPSKQNPVSASTCESDTNHVRITIPIKSPTTDASGHKRKKRQSIKSSLEKTIQEKSLPSVLALSSEMANRTSSQPEGNKKDLRATKPGKVMENESPLVAIDSGVFTDKASPNSAARPRKPAPVTSTLLPTNLSTAGKLPDIQHPKHAAKRRWTCSKPKSIIRETSLTTSEKLMVEPPSAYPITPSSPLYTNTDSLTVITPVKKKRGRPKKQPLLTVETIHEGTSTSPVSPINREFPGTKKRKRRRNLAKFAQMVPGEDKSISELKFHKKVGKLGVLDKKTIKTINKMKTLKRKNILNQILSSCSSSIALKAKVQPPSSAGPTTIDARLGKQINVSKRGTIYIGKKRGRKPRAELQPQPEEPKTAIKHSRPVSSQPENPAVPSNLQSLVASSPAAIHPLSTQLVGINGNLSPASTETNFSELKTMPNLQPISALPTKTQKGMHSGTWKLSPPRLMANSPSHLCEIGSLKEVTLSPVSESHSEETIPSDSGIGTDNNSTSDQAEKSSESRRRYSFDFCTLDNPEAIPSDTSTKNRHGHRQKHLIVDNFLSHESIKKPKHKRKRKSLQNRDDLQFLADLEELINKFQVFRISHRSYTFYHENPYPSIFRINFDHYYPVPYIQYDPLLYLRRTSDMKSKKKRGRPAKTNDTMTKVPFLQGFGYPIPSGSYYAPYGMPYTSMPMMNLGYYGQYPAPLYLSHTLGAASPFMRPTVPPPQFHASSHMKMSTTAKHKAKHGVHLQTPVGMGLGDMQSSLAPPKVGGTSLSSGRLHKRKHKHKHKHKDERILGTHEDLSGLFASKSTGFSSHAINERLSGSDKDLSLLNEKSKHKEKQKHQHCETGHKGSKSNFEVDTLSTLSLSDAQQWSQSKDKSDSSSDPIDSCTKRYSGNTESNGRSESLDMFGEINSSSEKRDNDASGNKRRSFEGFGTYREKDIQPFKTNRKDRSTFDSSASSGIAGPHLKADQTSLHGKMESSACNVMTRRKPAAVDSVAMPSPVLSLLPSSSATSEAASSPLKKRFKRREIEAIQCEVRKMCNYTKILSTKKNLDHVNKILKAKRLQRQSKTGNNFVKKRRGRPRKQPLSFDEDSRDQMPVLEKCVDLPSKRGQRPTLNPLILEQAATQDTIMATIEAVIHMARETPPLPPPLPPPPPPLPLPLPRAPRVGKRKNKSPQEEEEDVKVKRHRKGRGSESEGLP